In Luteimonas galliterrae, the sequence GATCAGCGGGACGCCCGGCTGCAGGGTGAAGTCGTGGGCGATGGCGAGGATGGGCTTGTCGGCCGCGGCTTCGATCTGCTTCCAAAGATCGTCGGACACGGTATTGCCGTAGGCATGCGCCTTCATGTAGCGGCGCACGCCTTCGCGCCAGGCGTCGGCGCCGACGTAGCCTTCCAGCATGTGGATCACCGCTTCGCCCTTGGAATAGGTGATCGCGTCGAAAGCCTGGCTGGCCTGCTCCACCGTCTCCACGTGCTGCACCACAGGATGCGTGGTGGCGACCGCATCGCGGTTCATCGCGGATTCGCGCGAACCTACGCTATAGAGCTTGGTATTCCATTCCGGATGCAGTTTTTCTGTGGTGCGGCTGGCCATCCACGACGCGAAGCCTTCGTTGAGCCACAAGTCGTCCCACCAGCTCATCGTCACCAAGTCGCCGAACCACTGGTGCGCGATCTCGTGCGCGGCGATCGAGAAGATGCCTTGCTTGTCGGCCTGGGTGGAGATGCTGGGATCCATCAGCATCGCGTACTCGAAAGTGTAGATGGCACCCCAGTTCTCCATCGCCGCGAAGAACTGGCTGCGGCCCGGCGATGCGACGTTGTCGAGCTTGGGCAGGGGATAGGGCGTGCCGAAATAGTCGTTGTATTCCTTCAGCACCACGCGCGACGCTTCCAGCGCGAAGGCGGCCTGGTCGGCCTTGCCTTTCTGCGTGACCACGCCGACTTCGGTATCGCCTACCTTGGCGGTGGCGCGGTCGAAATCGCCCAAGCCGAAGAACAGCAGATAGGTCGACATCTTCGGCGAGGCGGCGAAGCGCACGCGCTTGAGCCCGTTGCCCAGATCGGCGCTTTCGGCCATCGGCATGTTGCTCACCGCCATCTGCGCGGCGGGCACGGTGACGGTCAGGTCGAAGACGGCTTTGTGGTTGGGCTCGTCCCAGGAAGGCACGAACTTTCGCGCGTCGGAATTCTCGAACTGCGTGTACAACGCGCGCTTCTTGCCGGCCTGGGTGTCGTAGTCGATGGCGAACAGGCCGTTGGCCTGGGTGCCGATCTTGCCGGTGTAGTCCATCGACAGCTTGTACTGGCCGACGGGCAGCGGCTGCGGCACAGAGAACGTCGCGGTCTGCGCCTGCGCATCGATCTTGACCTGCGGCGCGGGATAGGCGGCCGTGCCGGACGCAGGCGCCAGCTTCACCGACGAGAAGGTCATGTCGACGGCATTGAGCACGATCTTGTCGGTCGGCTCGAGCACCTCGAGCGTGATCGTCACCTTGCCGTCGAAGGCCAGTTTTTCCGCATGCGGCACTACGGCCACGTCGTAACGCACCGGCCGCACGTCGCGCGGCAATTGGGTAGTGGCCTGGCGGGCGATGGACGAAGACGCTGCCGGCGTTTGCGCCAGGACCGGGACGGACAAGCCTGCCAGCGCCAGCGCGATAGCGGAAACCAGAGTACGACGCATGGGACTTCCTTGAAGAACGGCGGCCCGGCGGGCCTTTGGCCAGCGCCGATGGTGACGCCCGGGGACGGTGGGAGACACCGCCGGAAGTCATGGCCGTTCTACGGAAAATCGATACCGCCTGCGCTCAGGGCTCGATCGCGACCTGTTCGAAACCCGCCTGCTCCAGCACTTGCACGACCGTTCCGCAGAGGGGATCGTCGGGGCTCGTCTTGTTCTTGCCCAGGAGTTTTTCCTTCCAGGTGCGCGCGCGCTCCAGCATCACATGCCAAGTGCCGTAGTCCGGCCGGGCGGGATCGTCTTCGGAATGGCCGGCCACGCACATCAGATAATCCACGCCTTGGAAGGCCGCCTGGTTGGCCCAGCCGAAATCCTCCATGCATACCAAGTCGGCCTCGACACCCGCTTCCGCGAGCGCCTCGACCAGCCATCGCGAGAAATCCTCGCCGTAGCAGCAATCGTTGATGAAATCCGCACCGGGCACGGACAGATTGAAGCGATCGGTGCGGCAGGTGATGTCGACGCTCATGCGTTTGACCGATCCCGCCGGTCAGCCATCCGGCACATTCGGATCGAATCCGAAACCGTCGCCTACTTCGTCGATGCAAAGCAACGGCCGCTTGCCTAGCGCATGCGTCTTGGCCTTGGTCTTGTCGTGCTCGATATTGCCGGTCCTGACGATGGCTTTGCCGGTGATGAAGTTCACGCTGGTATCGGTGGTTTCGCCGGTGTTGCGCTGGATATTGTCGTCGTCGTAGCCGATCAGCCGGAAGCAGCCGGCCTGGTAGCGGAAGGTGAACGTGGTGCTGCCCATGCCCCACGATCCCGCACTGGCGAACGCATGCAAGGTCACCTGGAATGCGCCGCGCGCGATCTTCAGCGCATCGGCCCCGCCCAGATAGTCGTCCATCACCGACGAATCGGGCCGCGGGATCAGCGTATGGTTCTGGAACGCAAGCCGATAGCCTCCATCGGCTGCGAAAGCGGCCGCGAGGATGCGCGGGTTCGTGTCGAAAGGGTCTTGCCCGAGGCCTTCGTTGCGCAGCACGTTCTTCGGGTCCTGCATGCGCAGCACCATCAGCAGGTCGTCGCGGCCGTCGGCATCGAGATCGCCGCGTTTGGCGTATTCCAGGCGCCAGCCCTTGGGCACGAAACCTTGTTCGGGCGTCGCCCGGTCCTGCAGCGTCGGATACCGCACCGGCGGCGCGTCGCCCGCGTCCTGCGCCGTTGCGCTTGCGCAGACGATCAGCAGCGCCATTACGACCGGATTCGTTCGCATCGCCTTCTCCCGTGCGCGATCCGCATCATCGCATCCCGCCATCCGGTGCGCATCCCCGCCGCGAAAGCTCAACTCGCCGCTCGGCGTCCTCGGGCAACGGCCCGGCCGGGCGCGCAGTCCGGCGCGGCGCCCATCCGAACACCGTGCGGCCGCCGTAGGCATGCGAACTCCGGCGCTCTTCGGCGATCAACGCTTCGACAGCGGGGCCGCCGGCGCGTCTTTCGAGCCGGCGCGCCTGGTCATCGAGCCGCTTCAGGGCCTGCAACCGCTCTTCGCGCCCGAGTTTGGCATTCCGCATCGCCTCCTTCAGCACGGCGATGGTCTGGTCGTATACGCGGGTCGGCACCGGAAACGGATGCCCGTCCTTGCCGCCGTGCGCCAGCGAAAAGCGCGCAGGATCGGTGAAACGGCACGGCGTCCCGTGCAGCACTTCGGCCACCATCGCCAGGGCCCGCACGGTACGCGCGCCTACGCCAGGCACTTGCAACAGTTCGGCGAAATCGCGCGGGCCGGCTTCGGCCGCCGCGGCTAGATTGCCTCGCAGGCGGCGCGTCACCGCATCGCCGCCGCGCACGTCGTGGTGGTCCGGCATGACGAGATGCGGCAGCAGCCCCGGCTGCCAAGGTTCGTTCGAAGCTTCCCTATCGAGCTTGCCCCACTCCGACGCGATGCCGTCCGGCCCCAGCGCGTCCAGCAATTCCACTTGCGCAAGCCGCGACCGTTCCGCGCGACGATCCGCGAGATTCACGATCGTCCCCGTCCCGGCTCCTTCGATCGCCGCGTGAGGCGCATCGACGAAACTGGTCAACCCTTCCGACAGCCAGTGATAGCGGCGCGCTTGCCTGCTGTCGCCGTTCATGCCCTGCTGTACGACGACCCAACGTCCATCGTCGGCGACGACGAAGCCGTGCAGGTATAGCTCGAAACCGTCCTGCACCGCCGCACTGTCGACCTTGGCCACCAGCCTGCTGGCCCGCGCCAGCGCATCGCCGTCGAAGCCGACGCGCTGCCCGATGGCGACCAATTCCGATGGCGTCGCGCGCGAATGCTTGCCGCGACCGCCGCAGACGTGCAATCCCAGCTCGGCCGACATCGGTGCCAGCCCGCGCTTGAGGGCGCCGATCACGCTGGTGGTGATGCCGGACGAATGCCAGTCCATGCCCATCACCGCTCCGAAGGACTGGAACCAGAACGGGTGCGCCAGCCGCCGCAGCAGTTCGTCGCGTCCGTACTCGCGCACGATCGCCTCGCTCATCACCGCGCCCAGCCGCGTCATGCGATCGGCCAGCCAACGCGGCACGCGGCCGCCGTGCAGCGGGAGATCGGCGCTTCCGGAGCGGCGCGTCATCGGCGGCTATCGCAGGACATTGGCGCATTGTCTGCCGATGGCGTCTCGCGTCGCGAGACAGGATGGCCGTCATCGCGTTTCGGTTCGCCGGCAAACCTGAATCCTTCAGTTCGCCCCGCCGTTTTGCCGCATTGAAGCCATTACCTCCTCCAACGGCGCGGGCCGGCCGAAAAGGAAGCCCTGCGCCTGGTCGCAGCCTTGCGCGAGGAGCCATTGCCGTTGCGCGTCGCTTTCGACGCCTTCGGCTATGATTTTCAGGCCCAGGCCATGGCCGAGCGCGATCAAGGCGCTGCAGATCGCCGCATTGCGTTTGTCCAGATGCACATCGGCGACGAATGCGCGGTCGATCTTGAGGAAGTCCAGCGGCAGGTCCTTGAGATAGGCCATGCTCGAGAAACCGGTGCCGAAATCGTCGATCGAAATGCATACGCCCTCGTTGCGCAATTCGCCCATCGCCTCGCGCGCGGCATCGGGCCTGCGCAGCACCACGCTTTCGGTCAGTTCCAACTGCAGCGCGCCGCGCGGCAGCCCGTGCGCCTCGCGCAGCTTCCGCAGCGATTGCGGCAGGGTTTCGGACAGGAATTGCACCGCGGATACATTGACTGCGATCGCCATGCCGGCGTGGTCTTGCGCCACCAGCCGGCCGTGGCAGCGCGCGGCTTCTTCCAGCACCCATTCGCCAAGCGGCACGATCAGGCCGGATTCCTCGCACAGCGGGATGAACTGCGCGGTCGGCACGAAGCTTCCATCGGGTTGGCGCCAGCGCAGCAGCGCCTCCAACGACATCGCATGGCCGTCACGCAAACGTCGGATCGGCTGGAAGAATAGTTCGAACTCCTGCCTCTCGAGCGCTTGCCGCAACCGTCCGGCCAGCGCCAGGCGTCCGCTCGCCTTGGCCGCCATCGTCGCATCGAAGCGGACGATAGGCATGCCGTCGCGCCGCGCCTGCAGTGCTGCAAGCGCCGCGTTTCCGATCACCTGCTCCGCACTGCCGCAGTCGCCGGGGCCGTCCGCCAATCCTATCCAGGCCTCAAGCGGATGCGTGCCGCTTTCGCCCCGCACCGGCGTCGCCGTGGCGCGCACGAGGCTGGCCAGCATGTCGTCGCGTTGCGCCGGATCCACCGCAACGACCACGAACGATTCGGCCGGCAAATAGGCGATCAACCCGTACTTCTGCCCCACTTCCCCGAAGCGGTCGGCGGCCGCGCGCAAGATGGCTTCGCCTGCGCGGCGGCCTAGCGTCGGCGCCACCAGTTCCAGGTCGCGCAGTTGCACGTAGGCGATCGCATAGCCCGTTTCGGCGCAAGGCAGCCCGTCGACCTGGTGCACCAGCGCTTCCACCGTGAGCATGCCGGTCGTCGTGTCGTGCGTGGCGCGCCAGGACAGGTCGCGTTCGTAAGCGGCGCGCTCGCTCACGTCCTCGGCCAGCACAAGCCTGGCAGCGCGACCGGCGAACTCGATGCCGCTGCTGTGCACGCGGACTTCGATGCGGCGGCCGTCGCGCGTCAGGTGCACCCATACCCGGTCGTCGTAGCCGCGGCCCGGATGCGCGAACAGGGATTCCCGCACCGCGGCCGCATCCTCCTCGGGGCGTATCTGCAGGATCGTCATCGCGAGGAACTCCTCGCGCGTGTAGCCGTAGTTGCGGATGGCGGTCTCGTTCACGGCCAGGAAACGCAACGTTTCCACATCGAACACCCAGAACGGCAGCGGATTGCGCTCGAACAGCTCTCGGAACTGCGCTTCGGCGCGTTCGATCCGCGCCGTTGCCTCGCGGCGTTCGGTGATGTCGACGATGGTGCCGGTCATGCTCTGCTCGCCGCGGCCGTCGACGGCCAGCGCGCCGCGCGCCTTGATCCAGCGGATCTGGCCGTCCGGAAGCACGATGCGGTATTCCGACCTGAACGGCGCACCGTGCTGGCGCGACGCGGCGAATTCCGCCTTGACGCGGGCACGGTCTTCGTCGTGCATGCGCTCGAAGAAATGTTCGAGCGGAATGGTTTCGGCGGTCGGCGGAAAACCGAACAGCGCAGCGGCTTGCTCGGATGCCCGTACCCGGCTCTGGTCGGATTCCAGCCGCCACACGCCGGTGCGCGACGCCAGTTGCGCCTGCCGCAGCCAGTCGGCGTTGGCCTGCAATTCGGCGAGCATAGCCTCGCGTGCGGTTTCGGCAGCCCGCATGCGCCGCACCAGGAACAGCAACCCCAGCCAATACAACACCACCAGCGCGGCAGCGGTGCCGGCGAACAGCCGCCATGGGGCCAAGGCTTCGCGCAGGCCTATTCCGGCGACCACGATCACGGGGTAGCCGCTGGACGAACTGAAGGTGGCCGCCCGTGAGATGCCGTCGAACTCGCTGGCCATATCGAGCGACAGGACGCCGGCGCGCATCAGGTCCAGGTCCGGCAGCGCGACGCGGCGGCCGATGTAGTCGCCGCCGCCGCCGTTGCGCGCCAGCATGGTGCCGCGCCTGTCGACGATCGTCATGCTGCCTTCGCGGCCAAGGTCCAGGCGCGCGATCATGCGTCCGAATTCGGAGGTGCGCAGCCGCGTCACCAGCCAGCCGCCCTCGCGCGTGCGAAGCGCCACGGGCACGACCCAGCCCCCGCCGAGGCCCTTGTGCAGCGGGCCGAGCAGCAGCGGGCGCGACGCCGTCGGCGCAGCGGCGGTCCACTGCGGCAGCGCAGGGTCGGCATCGCCCACGCTGAGCGCACGGCCAGCCGGGTCGTACAGCACGATCGACTCGAGTTCCGGATGGCGCAGCACCACGCCGGCGATCGCTTCGGACAGCAATGCCGGCGCCTGCGCGGCAGCGGTGCGGAAGAACGCATCGCCGTCGGCGGCGATGCCGGTCATCGCCCGCTCCAGGTTGCGCAATTCGTACATCAGCAGGCGGTCGGTGCCTGTGGCCAACGTCATGCTCTGCCGTCGCGCCGCATCGAGCCGCGCCGTCCGATCGTGCAGCACGGCAATGGCGAGCCCGACCGTGATCGCCAGGCCCAGGAACAGCCCCACGGTGATCGCCGTGCGCACCGAACCCACTGACGTGCGGCCTTCCTCGCGCATTCCGGTCAGAATCCTTCTGCCATAGGGTGAAGATAGCCACGGCGGACGCGGCTGGGCAACTTCTAGGCGCGAGAGTGTGATGGAAGGATCAACTCCGCGCCGTCGAAACGGTCTCTTCGCGCAGATGCGGCATTTGCGCCGCTGCGGTCGGCTCGGCTTTCCGCCGCAGCGATCGAGCGGGATACGGCAAGGCGATCGCGCAACGGCCGCGTGCCGCATAAACGAAAGGCCCCGCGATGCGGAGCCTTTCGACTGCGGCTGGCGGGACGCTTAGGCGAACGGATCCTGCAGCACGATGTTGGCGTCCCGATCCGGTCCCGTACTGACGATGGCCAGCGGACAGCCGGACAGTTCTTCCAGCGCGCGCAGATAGGCGCGGGCAGCGGGCGGGAGCTCGTCCCAATTCGTGATGCCGTGCGTGTTCTCGGTCCAGCCAGGGAATTCCAGGTAGACGGGTTCGCACTCTTCCCAGCCCTGGGCGTCCAGCGGGGCGTATTCGGTTTCCTTGCCGCGGTAGCGGTAGGCGATGCACATCTTCAGCTTTTCCATGCCGTCTAGGATGTCGAGCTTGGTGATGCACAGGCCGCTGATGCCGTTGATGGCCACCGCGCGCTTCAACGCGACCAGGTCGATCCAGCCGCAGCGGCGCGGGCGGCCGGTGGTGGCGCCGTATTCCTGGCCGCGGTCGCGGATGCCCTGCCCGACTTCGTCGTCGAGCTCGGTCGGGAACGGGCCGCCGCCGACGCGCGTGGCGTAGGCCTTGGCGATGCCCAGCACGTAATCGATCGCGTCCGCGCCCACGCCGGTGCCGGCGAGCGCGCCGCCGACGGTGGTGTTGCTGGAGGTGACGTACGGATACGTGCCGTGGTCGATGTCGAGCAGCGAACCCTGCGCGCCTTCGAACAGCACGCGCTTGCCCTGCTTGCGCAGGTCGTGGAGGATGCCGGCCACGTCGGATTTCATGGGCTCGACGTATTCGCCGAAGGCCAGCGCTTCGTCGAGCGTCTGCTGGTAATCGACGGCGTCGGTGTTGAGGTATTGGGTGAGCACGAAGTTGTGGTAATCCAGCGCCGTGCGCAGCAGCTCGGCGAGCTGCTCGGGGTAATGCAGGTCGGCGATGCGGATGCCGCGGCGCGCGACTTTGTCTTCGTAAGCCGGGCCGATGCCGCGGCCGGTGGTGCCGATGGCCTTGCCGCCGGCGGCGCGTTCGCGGGCCTGATCCAGGGCGATGTGGTACGGCATGATCAGCGGCGTGGCCGGGCTAATCTTGAGGCGGCTGCGGACTTCGATGCCGTTGGCTTCGAGCTCGGCGATTTCTTTTTTCAGCGCTGCGGGGCTGAGGACTACGCCGTTGCCGATCAGGCACAGCGCGTCGTCGCGCAGGATGCCGGATGGGATCAGGTGCAGGACGGTCTTCTTGCCGCCGATGACCAGCGTGTGGCCGGCGTTATGGCCGCCCTGGAAGCGCACGACGGCGCCGATTTCCTTGGTCAGCAGGTCGACGATCTTGCCTTTGCCTTCGTCGCCCCACTGGGCGCCCAACACTACGACTGACTGACCCACGGCATTACTCCTCAGACACGGAAAAAGCCGGAGGGAGGGCCCCATCCGGCTTTTGTGCATTATCCGGGTTTTGCATGCCCGGGGCCACCCCGAAGCCGCTTTTCCCTCTCCCCTTTGCGGGAGAGGGACAGGCCGAAGGCCAGGAGAGGGGCCGGCTTTTCGCGCCATCTCATACGGAGAGCAAAGAAAGCACGCTTCGCTACGCTCGCGCCCCCTCTCCTGCCCTTCGGGCATCCTCTTCCGCAAGGGGGAGGAAACAGCGGACTAGCCTCGTATCAAGTAAAGCGATATCAAGCCGGCGATCAGGACGAAGCCGCCGACAGCGCGCAGCTGTCGCTCCGGCAGCGACTGCATCTGCTCCATCGCCCGCTTCCATGCGCCGGGGGCGGCGAACAGCCACAAGCCTTCCAGCACTGCGACCAGGCACAGTGCCGACCACAGATCGCTCATGAGTGCGTTACCGGTCGTCGCGCATGTATTGCAGGAACGGGTCGTTGCGCTCCAGCACGATCACGCTGTTGCCGTCGGCGAAGGCC encodes:
- a CDS encoding M1 family metallopeptidase, with protein sequence MRRTLVSAIALALAGLSVPVLAQTPAASSSIARQATTQLPRDVRPVRYDVAVVPHAEKLAFDGKVTITLEVLEPTDKIVLNAVDMTFSSVKLAPASGTAAYPAPQVKIDAQAQTATFSVPQPLPVGQYKLSMDYTGKIGTQANGLFAIDYDTQAGKKRALYTQFENSDARKFVPSWDEPNHKAVFDLTVTVPAAQMAVSNMPMAESADLGNGLKRVRFAASPKMSTYLLFFGLGDFDRATAKVGDTEVGVVTQKGKADQAAFALEASRVVLKEYNDYFGTPYPLPKLDNVASPGRSQFFAAMENWGAIYTFEYAMLMDPSISTQADKQGIFSIAAHEIAHQWFGDLVTMSWWDDLWLNEGFASWMASRTTEKLHPEWNTKLYSVGSRESAMNRDAVATTHPVVQHVETVEQASQAFDAITYSKGEAVIHMLEGYVGADAWREGVRRYMKAHAYGNTVSDDLWKQIEAAADKPILAIAHDFTLQPGVPLIRVESAQCSGGKTALKLSQDEFTKDRPDKKPLAWRVPVIAQTLGGAPVRTIVAGGKADMALPGCGPVVVNAGQSGYYRTLYAPQPFKAVSEGFANLEPIDQLGLMNDVWALGLAGLQPASDYLDLAKSTPIDADPQIWADIAGSFASLNAYYRGDNARQATFRKFAIARLAPVFERVGWEVRADEGDPTTILRAQLIETLSDLGDEKTIAEARRRHAAEKSDPKAVPAELRKTILSVVAKHADAATWDELHAAAKAEKTPLVKDEFYSLLSSADDDMLAKRALDLALTDEPGATNSADMIATVSYGHPDMAFDYAVAHRTDVDKLVDSTSRSSWYPALGNSSLDPAMAGKIKAYADAHIAAGSRRAAETAIANIAYRSKVRKERLPEVDAWLKKNGA
- a CDS encoding DUF763 domain-containing protein, whose product is MTRRSGSADLPLHGGRVPRWLADRMTRLGAVMSEAIVREYGRDELLRRLAHPFWFQSFGAVMGMDWHSSGITTSVIGALKRGLAPMSAELGLHVCGGRGKHSRATPSELVAIGQRVGFDGDALARASRLVAKVDSAAVQDGFELYLHGFVVADDGRWVVVQQGMNGDSRQARRYHWLSEGLTSFVDAPHAAIEGAGTGTIVNLADRRAERSRLAQVELLDALGPDGIASEWGKLDREASNEPWQPGLLPHLVMPDHHDVRGGDAVTRRLRGNLAAAAEAGPRDFAELLQVPGVGARTVRALAMVAEVLHGTPCRFTDPARFSLAHGGKDGHPFPVPTRVYDQTIAVLKEAMRNAKLGREERLQALKRLDDQARRLERRAGGPAVEALIAEERRSSHAYGGRTVFGWAPRRTARPAGPLPEDAERRVELSRRGCAPDGGMR
- a CDS encoding bifunctional diguanylate cyclase/phosphodiesterase — encoded protein: MREEGRTSVGSVRTAITVGLFLGLAITVGLAIAVLHDRTARLDAARRQSMTLATGTDRLLMYELRNLERAMTGIAADGDAFFRTAAAQAPALLSEAIAGVVLRHPELESIVLYDPAGRALSVGDADPALPQWTAAAPTASRPLLLGPLHKGLGGGWVVPVALRTREGGWLVTRLRTSEFGRMIARLDLGREGSMTIVDRRGTMLARNGGGGDYIGRRVALPDLDLMRAGVLSLDMASEFDGISRAATFSSSSGYPVIVVAGIGLREALAPWRLFAGTAAALVVLYWLGLLFLVRRMRAAETAREAMLAELQANADWLRQAQLASRTGVWRLESDQSRVRASEQAAALFGFPPTAETIPLEHFFERMHDEDRARVKAEFAASRQHGAPFRSEYRIVLPDGQIRWIKARGALAVDGRGEQSMTGTIVDITERREATARIERAEAQFRELFERNPLPFWVFDVETLRFLAVNETAIRNYGYTREEFLAMTILQIRPEEDAAAVRESLFAHPGRGYDDRVWVHLTRDGRRIEVRVHSSGIEFAGRAARLVLAEDVSERAAYERDLSWRATHDTTTGMLTVEALVHQVDGLPCAETGYAIAYVQLRDLELVAPTLGRRAGEAILRAAADRFGEVGQKYGLIAYLPAESFVVVAVDPAQRDDMLASLVRATATPVRGESGTHPLEAWIGLADGPGDCGSAEQVIGNAALAALQARRDGMPIVRFDATMAAKASGRLALAGRLRQALERQEFELFFQPIRRLRDGHAMSLEALLRWRQPDGSFVPTAQFIPLCEESGLIVPLGEWVLEEAARCHGRLVAQDHAGMAIAVNVSAVQFLSETLPQSLRKLREAHGLPRGALQLELTESVVLRRPDAAREAMGELRNEGVCISIDDFGTGFSSMAYLKDLPLDFLKIDRAFVADVHLDKRNAAICSALIALGHGLGLKIIAEGVESDAQRQWLLAQGCDQAQGFLFGRPAPLEEVMASMRQNGGAN
- a CDS encoding adenylosuccinate synthase → MGQSVVVLGAQWGDEGKGKIVDLLTKEIGAVVRFQGGHNAGHTLVIGGKKTVLHLIPSGILRDDALCLIGNGVVLSPAALKKEIAELEANGIEVRSRLKISPATPLIMPYHIALDQARERAAGGKAIGTTGRGIGPAYEDKVARRGIRIADLHYPEQLAELLRTALDYHNFVLTQYLNTDAVDYQQTLDEALAFGEYVEPMKSDVAGILHDLRKQGKRVLFEGAQGSLLDIDHGTYPYVTSSNTTVGGALAGTGVGADAIDYVLGIAKAYATRVGGGPFPTELDDEVGQGIRDRGQEYGATTGRPRRCGWIDLVALKRAVAINGISGLCITKLDILDGMEKLKMCIAYRYRGKETEYAPLDAQGWEECEPVYLEFPGWTENTHGITNWDELPPAARAYLRALEELSGCPLAIVSTGPDRDANIVLQDPFA
- a CDS encoding DUF2065 domain-containing protein, encoding MSDLWSALCLVAVLEGLWLFAAPGAWKRAMEQMQSLPERQLRAVGGFVLIAGLISLYLIRG